The following proteins are encoded in a genomic region of Diabrotica virgifera virgifera chromosome 1, PGI_DIABVI_V3a:
- the LOC126882417 gene encoding PRKR-interacting protein 1 homolog yields MGEENDEKEEPKPIIIRNSTDLQRLKLEKLMKNPEKPVIIPERPKDKGVPNVPDFVRNVMGSSAGAGSGEFHVYRHLRRKEYARQKFMQEKAEKEQLDDEYHQKLEENKKQAEERTEKKRLKRLKKKKAKKRKPNKVQAKEVKESSSEDSEKSEEEDTSEAPPEMSV; encoded by the exons ATGGGCGAAGAAAATGACGAGAAGGAAGAACCAAAGCCAATTATTATTAGGAATTCAACAGATCTTCAACGATTAAAATTGGAgaaattaatgaaaaatcct gaaaaacctGTAATAATACCTGAAAGACCCAAAGATAAAGGAGTGCCGAATGTACCTGATTTTGTACGGAACGTCATGGGTTCCAGTGCAGGGGCTGGATCTGGAGAATTTCATGTTTACAGACATCTTAGAAGAAAAGAATATGCTAGGCAGAAGTTTATGCAAGAAAAGGCAGAAAAG GAACAATTAGACGATGAGTATCACCAAAAACTAGAAGAAAATAAAAAGCAGGCTGAAGAGCGCACAGAGAAGAAGAGATTAAAAAGGCTGAAGAAAAAGAAAGCTAAGAAGAGAAAACCCAATAAGGTTCAAGCAAAAGAAGTCAAGGAATCTTCATCTGAAGATAGTGAAAAGTCAGAAGAGGAGGACACTTCAGAGGCTCCTCCAGAAATGAGTGTATAG